GCCGGCCATCTCCATCGAGCAGAAGACGACATCCAAAAACCCGCGCTCGACCGTTGGCACGGTGACGGAGATCCACGATTATATGCGCCTGCTCTGGGCGCGCGTGGGCACGCCCTATTCGCCGGCGACCGGCCTGCCGATCGAGAGCCAGACGGTTTCGCAGATGGTCGACCGCGTGCTGGCGCTGCCCGAGGGCTCGCGCCTCTATTTGCTCGCGCCCGTCGTGCGCGGCCGTAAGGGCGAGTACAAGAAAGAGATCGCGGAATTCACGCGGCGCGGCTTTCAGCGCCTGAAGATCGACGGGACCTATTACGAGATCGCCGACGCGCCCGCGCTCGACAAGAAACTGAAGCACGATATCGACGTGGTCGTGGACCGCATCGTCGCGCGCAAGGATATTTCATCGCGTCTCGCCGACAGTCTGGAGACCGCGTTGGAGCTGTCAGGCGGGTTGGCCGTCGTGGAATTCGCTGACTCCCCCTCTCCCCGCTTGCGGGGAGAGGGTCGGGGTGAGGGGCAAGCCGCCATGACGTTGCTCGCCCCTCACCCCAGCCCTCTCCCCGCAAGCGGGGAGAGGGAGAAGGGGAAACGGCAGTCCGAGCAAGGCGGCCGACTGCCGATTGCCGACCTGCCGACCGCCGCCGCAAATGTCTCCACCCATTACGCGCCCGGCCACATCGTCTTCTCCTCGAAATTCGCCTGTCCCGTTTCCGGCTTCACCATCCCGGAAATCGAACCGCGTCTTTTCTCCTTCAACAATCCCTTCGGCGCCTGTCCGACCTGCGGCGGCATTGGCTGCGAGCAGAAAGTCGACGCTGATCTCGTTGTGCCGAATCCCAAGGCGACCCTGCGCAAGGGCGCCGTCGCGCCCTGGGCGAAGTCGTCCTCGCCTTATTACATGCAGACGCTCGAAGCGCTGGGCCGGCACTACAAGTTTAGGCTCGATACGCCATGGGAGGAATTGCCGGAGAAAGCGCGAAACGTCATTCTCTTCGGCTCGGGCAAGGAGGAGATCAAATTCTCCTATGAAGACGGCTTCCGCGCCTATGACGTGAAGAAGCCTTTCGAAGGCGTCGTCATCAATCTCGAACGCCGTTATCTGGAAACGGACAGCGAATGGGCGCGCGAGGAGATCGGGCGATATATGTCGGCGACGCCGTGCCTCGCCTGCGAAGGCTTCCGTCTCAAGCCAGAAGCGCTGGCCGTGAAAATTTCGGGCAAGCATATTGGCGAAGTGTCGGAGCTCTCCGTGCGCGCGGCGCTGGAGTGGTTCTCGAAACTGCCGGGCGAACTCGACAAGAAGAAGAACGAGATCGCTTATCGCATTCTGAAAGAGATACGCGAGCGTCTCACCTTCCTCGTCGACGTCGGCCTTGACTACCTCACGCTCTCGCGCAATTCCGGCACGCTTTCGGGCGGCGAAAGCCAGCGCATTCGTCTCGCGTCCCAGATCGGCTCGGGCCTCACGGGCGTTCTCTACGTACTGGACGAACCGTCCATCGGCCTGCATCAGCGCGACAATGATCGTCTCCTCGATACGCTGCGGCGCCTGCGCAATCTCGGCAACAGCGTCATCGTCGTCGAGCATGACGAGGATGCGATCCTCGCGGCGGATTACGTCGTGGATGTCGGTCCCGGCGCCGGCATTCATGGCGGCAGGATCGTCGCGCAGGGCGCGCCGCAGGAGATCATGGACAATCCCGCGTCGCTCACCGGGCAATATCTCACCGGCGAGAAGCAGGTGATCCTGCGCCATAAGTTGCGCAAGCCGACGGCCGGACGCTGGCTCAAGCTCTCCGGCGCGCGCGGCAACAACCTAAAAAACGTCGATGCGCAGATTCCGCTTGGTCTCTTCACCGCGGTGACGGGCGTCTCCGGCGGCGGCAAGTCGACGCTCGTCATCGAGACGCTCTACAAGGCGTTGGCGCGGCGCCTGAACAACGCCCATGAAGTGCCCGCGCCTTTCGACAAGCTCGAAGGGCTGGAGCATATCGACAAGATCATCGATATCGACCAGTCGCCGATCGGGCGCACGCCGCGCTCGAATCCGGCGACCTATACCGGCGCTTTCACGCCGATCCGCGAATGGTTCGCGGGCCTGCCCGAGGCGAAGGCGCGCGGCTATGCGCCGGGGCGCTTCTCCTTCAATGTGAAGGGCGGGCGCTGCGAGGCCTGTCAGGGCGACGGCGTCATCAAGATCGAGATGCACTTCCTGCCCGACGTTTATGTCACCTGCGACGTCTGCAAGGGCAAACGCTACGACCGCGAAACGCTGGAAGTGAAATATCGCGAGAAGTCCATCGCCGACGTGCTCGACATGACGGTCGAGGAGGCGGCGACGCTGTTCAAGGCCGTGCCCGCCATTCGCGACAAGATGGAGACCTTAAAGCGCGTCGGCCTCGATTACATCCATGTCGGCCAGCAGGCGACGACGCTCTCAGGCGGCGAGGCGCAGCGCGTGAAGCTCGCAAAGGAATTGTCGCGCCGCTCGACGGGCCGCACGCTCTACATTCTTGACGAGCCGACGACGGGCCTGCATTTCCACGATGTCGCGAAGCTGCTCGAAGTGCTGCACGAGCTTGTGGAGCAGGGCAACAGCGTCGTCGTGATCGAGCATAATCTCGAAGTCATCAAGACAGCGGACTGGATCATCGATATGGGCCCCGAGGGCGGCGATGGCGGCGGCGAGATCGTCGCATTGGGACCGCCGGCCGACATTGTGAAAGAGAAGCGCAGCCATACGGGCCGCTATCTCGCCGAGGCGATGGCGCGGCGGCCGCCCATAACTGAGAAAGCTCTTCCGGAGCGGAAGAAGGCTGTTCGAGCAAAATAAGGTTAGAACGGCGCGGGACTTTTCCTTCTCTCCGCAAGCGGGGTGAGGGGGCCGCCCGAACTGAGAGTCGGCCTTCCCTGATCGACCCATCGCTGTCTCAACGCCTCGAGGCCCCACACGGCGCCGATCATGAAGAAGACGAAGCGCCAGTGATCAATGTCGATCTGGAAGCCTTGCAGGAAGAGGCCGATTGACGGCGGCACGACGGCTTGCGACAGGCGTTGCGCGGGCGAGGGCGTGAACATGAGACGAAGGCCGACAAAGACCGTCACGCCGATCAGCAGAACGAAAAGAAAGCCGCCGAGCCAGCCATTATTGGCGAAAGCGCCGACATAGGAATTATGCGGCTCGAGATCGAAAACGAGGCGGAAACGCAGCGGCCCGAAGCCCATGAAGCGGTCGAGCAGCATGGGTATGGAGCGTAGCTGATTGCCGAAGCGGCCCGTCGAGCCTTCGTCGTAATCCTGCGTGGCGGCGGTGCGCTGATTGAAGAATTCGCGCGTCTCGGGCAGGGACAGCAGCACCGCGACGACGACGGCGACCATCGCAAGGGCCCCGAGCGCGGCGATGACGATGCGCCGCTTCATCTTGCGGTTGGTCGAGGTCGTATAGACCGACGCCGCCATCAGGCCAAAGCCGATCACGGTCGCGCCATAGGAGCCGCGCGAAAAGGACAGGAACATGCCGAGAAAGACGATGAGCAGCGCCGCCCCTGTCAGCAGCATGCTCTTCGCGCGCCCGAGCATGAGGCTGTGCGCGAGATAGACGATCGGCAGCACGAGGAATGAGCCGAGCACATTCGGGTCCTTGAAGGTGCCCGAGGCGCGGCCGGCGTGAAGAAAGACGCCTTCGCCAAGTCCTGCGACGTTGAGATAGCCGAGAATGCCGGCGACGGATGCGACGAGCGATCCCGTGACATAGGCCTTGAGGCATAGCTCGACGCGATGCGTCGTGCGATTGCCCATGAACAGCGCATAGAACAGCGCCGTCAGCACCAGATAGGCGGATTGATATTGGTAGAGCGACGAGTCCGGGCTGTCCCAATAGGGAATGAGCGCCAGGAACCCCATTATGTTGAAGGCGAGGATGAGAAAGGCGAAGACGAGAAAGCTGCGATTGACCGAGAAGCCGCCAAAAAACCACAAGGGCATGGCGATCAGCGAGGCGAAGTCATAAGGCGAGGGCTCGATAATGGCGATCGCGCCCATCGAGACGAAGAGAAAGACGGCGGCGTCGACGAGGCGCTGGTAATTGAAGACGAGCCCTGTTTGCGCATTCTGCGCGGCTGCGGCGCTGGAAAAAGCCTGCGTCATGACGTTGCGGCCCGCGCCATGAGCGCGGCGCGATAGCCGTCGATCACATCGCCCGCCATTTTCGACACGGAGAAGCGCGACGCGACATGGTCGGCGAGCGTCTGCGCATCATGCGCCCGCTTTTCCTGCGGCTCCGCGAGCAGGCGCTCCAGCGCGTCGGCGAGAATGACGGGATCGTCCGGTTCGATCAGCCGGTCGGCGTAAGGCCCGAAAATTTCGGCCATGCCGCCGACATTGGTGGCGACGAGCGGGATCTGCGCGCTCGCGGCCTCGAGCACGATATAGGGAAGCGACTCGAAGCGGCTCGGCACGATCATGGCCTTGCCGAGCGCGAAGGCGTCGCGCGCGCGCAGGGGCGTCCCGAAATTCATCTGCGCCGCGACTCCCGCCAGCGCGGCGCGCGCCTCGAGCTGATCGCGATCCGCTCCGTCGCCGATAAGCTGGACGCTCGGAGACACGCCGCGCTGTTTCAGGAGTGAAACGGCGTCGATGAGCGTGTCGATCCCCTTCGCATCGCGAAACTCGCCGACATAGAGCAGGTCGGCGGCGTCCGGACGCGGCGCGACCGGCGCGAATTCGCCCTCCGAAATGCCATTGGGAATGATGCGCGCCAGTCCCTTGGGCTTGCCGACGAAAGCCTCGAAGCGACCCGCGATGTAGGCGCTTTCGAAGAGCAGCGCGTCCGTGCGCGCGGCGAGCAGCGCCTCCATCATCATGAAGACCCGGTGGCTCAGCGAGCCCGGCTCGTAATTCAGGCTGCCGCCATGCGGCGTGTAGATGCGCACCGGGCCGCGCCGACCGGCGAAGAGCCCGGTCATGCGCGCATACACGCCGCCCTTTGAGCCGTGGCCGTGAACGACATCGGGCCTTAGCGCGGCGATCCGCCGGCTGACCGAGATCAGGGCCGAAAAGTCCGACGGGTGCGGAAGCCGGTGAATGGGCAGTCGCTCGAGACCGAGCGCGAGATGCGGCGTCAGGGCGGCGAATTGCGCTTCGGCCATCTCGCCCCCGGCGAGCGAGTCCGCGATGATCCCAACCTTGTGGCCGCGCGCGATCTGTTCGCGCGTGAGATCCATGACATGCCGGAAAAGGCCGCCGACAGGCGCGCGGAGCACATGCACGATTCGCAGCGGCGCGTCTGAGATTTCGGCGGATTGCAGCACCAGGTTGTCCCTTGTTCCTCTGCCGAATCAGGCGCCGCAGAGCAGAGTCGAGCCGTTCTATCTCACGCTGAGAGTAAAAAGATTTTGGTTAACAATGAATGAGCGGCGTCCGCCGGGCGGACGCCGCTCCTGGAGTTTTATTCGTGCGCTCAACCGTCTAGCGCGACCGTAGGAGCCGCGACCTGTGTCAGTTGCGCACGGGGGCCGGTTTCGCGTCGGCCTCCGGGACGCCGCCGGGCTCGTCGCTGGCGGACTCGGCGGCTTCTTCCGCGCTCGCGCGCTTCTTGCCGGCCTCGATGATGTCGCGCTCCGGACGCGGCAGGACGGGACCTTCCGGGAAGACGAAGCCAAGCTTCTTCTCGCCCTTGTCGTCGCCGACCACGACCACGCGCACGGCCCCGCCATTCTTCAGCCGGCCGAACAGAACCTCGTCGGCGAGCGGCGTCTTGATGTGCTGGTGGATGACCCGCGACATTGGACGAGCGCCCATCGACTCGTCATAGCCATGCTCGACCAGCCAGCTCCGCGCCTCGTCCGAGAGCTCGATCGTGACGTTGCGGTCGGCGAGCTGCGCCTCGAGCTGCATGACGAATTTGTCCACGACGCGCTTGATGACGTCCACCGGCAGATG
The nucleotide sequence above comes from Methylocystis parvus OBBP. Encoded proteins:
- a CDS encoding O-antigen ligase family protein → MTQAFSSAAAAQNAQTGLVFNYQRLVDAAVFLFVSMGAIAIIEPSPYDFASLIAMPLWFFGGFSVNRSFLVFAFLILAFNIMGFLALIPYWDSPDSSLYQYQSAYLVLTALFYALFMGNRTTHRVELCLKAYVTGSLVASVAGILGYLNVAGLGEGVFLHAGRASGTFKDPNVLGSFLVLPIVYLAHSLMLGRAKSMLLTGAALLIVFLGMFLSFSRGSYGATVIGFGLMAASVYTTSTNRKMKRRIVIAALGALAMVAVVVAVLLSLPETREFFNQRTAATQDYDEGSTGRFGNQLRSIPMLLDRFMGFGPLRFRLVFDLEPHNSYVGAFANNGWLGGFLFVLLIGVTVFVGLRLMFTPSPAQRLSQAVVPPSIGLFLQGFQIDIDHWRFVFFMIGAVWGLEALRQRWVDQGRPTLSSGGPLTPLAERRKSPAPF
- the uvrA gene encoding excinuclease ABC subunit UvrA produces the protein MAFDAKRAAGDKTISIRGAREHNLKNVDLTIPRDKFVVFTGLSGSGKSSLAFDTIYAEGQRRYVESLSAYARQFLEMMQKPDVDQIDGLSPAISIEQKTTSKNPRSTVGTVTEIHDYMRLLWARVGTPYSPATGLPIESQTVSQMVDRVLALPEGSRLYLLAPVVRGRKGEYKKEIAEFTRRGFQRLKIDGTYYEIADAPALDKKLKHDIDVVVDRIVARKDISSRLADSLETALELSGGLAVVEFADSPSPRLRGEGRGEGQAAMTLLAPHPSPLPASGEREKGKRQSEQGGRLPIADLPTAAANVSTHYAPGHIVFSSKFACPVSGFTIPEIEPRLFSFNNPFGACPTCGGIGCEQKVDADLVVPNPKATLRKGAVAPWAKSSSPYYMQTLEALGRHYKFRLDTPWEELPEKARNVILFGSGKEEIKFSYEDGFRAYDVKKPFEGVVINLERRYLETDSEWAREEIGRYMSATPCLACEGFRLKPEALAVKISGKHIGEVSELSVRAALEWFSKLPGELDKKKNEIAYRILKEIRERLTFLVDVGLDYLTLSRNSGTLSGGESQRIRLASQIGSGLTGVLYVLDEPSIGLHQRDNDRLLDTLRRLRNLGNSVIVVEHDEDAILAADYVVDVGPGAGIHGGRIVAQGAPQEIMDNPASLTGQYLTGEKQVILRHKLRKPTAGRWLKLSGARGNNLKNVDAQIPLGLFTAVTGVSGGGKSTLVIETLYKALARRLNNAHEVPAPFDKLEGLEHIDKIIDIDQSPIGRTPRSNPATYTGAFTPIREWFAGLPEAKARGYAPGRFSFNVKGGRCEACQGDGVIKIEMHFLPDVYVTCDVCKGKRYDRETLEVKYREKSIADVLDMTVEEAATLFKAVPAIRDKMETLKRVGLDYIHVGQQATTLSGGEAQRVKLAKELSRRSTGRTLYILDEPTTGLHFHDVAKLLEVLHELVEQGNSVVVIEHNLEVIKTADWIIDMGPEGGDGGGEIVALGPPADIVKEKRSHTGRYLAEAMARRPPITEKALPERKKAVRAK
- a CDS encoding glycosyltransferase, which codes for MLQSAEISDAPLRIVHVLRAPVGGLFRHVMDLTREQIARGHKVGIIADSLAGGEMAEAQFAALTPHLALGLERLPIHRLPHPSDFSALISVSRRIAALRPDVVHGHGSKGGVYARMTGLFAGRRGPVRIYTPHGGSLNYEPGSLSHRVFMMMEALLAARTDALLFESAYIAGRFEAFVGKPKGLARIIPNGISEGEFAPVAPRPDAADLLYVGEFRDAKGIDTLIDAVSLLKQRGVSPSVQLIGDGADRDQLEARAALAGVAAQMNFGTPLRARDAFALGKAMIVPSRFESLPYIVLEAASAQIPLVATNVGGMAEIFGPYADRLIEPDDPVILADALERLLAEPQEKRAHDAQTLADHVASRFSVSKMAGDVIDGYRAALMARAATS